A genomic region of Chelmon rostratus isolate fCheRos1 chromosome 8, fCheRos1.pri, whole genome shotgun sequence contains the following coding sequences:
- the lingo4b gene encoding leucine-rich repeat and immunoglobulin-like domain-containing nogo receptor-interacting protein 4b — protein sequence MFVESVVRWGAWSILLQFGLCVSAGSCPPRCVCRPEAKEVICSGKHLNSVPEGFSSDARRLDLSHNKIKTVGRRQFSGLLQLQELDLSDNIISMIEVEAFQGLQNLRTLRIKNNRLKIIPVGVFSGLSSLRFLDLSQNEILVFLDYTFKEMVNLQTLEAEENDLVFISQRAFFGLQNLQELNIDRSNLTSVPSEALSQLQSLTRLRMLRLSISTLPNNAFRRLHRLRSLLIANWPALDTLASNSLIGLNLTSLVISSCNLSAIPYSALRHLVYLRFLDLSYNPITVIQGNMLGDLLRLQELHLAGGSLLRIEPGAFRGLAYFRMLNVTSNQLTTLEESVFHSVGNLQVLRLDGNPLACDCRLIWVVRRRLRLNFDGHQPACSSPDAVRQREFRDFSEKELPRLFTCRPARIMDRRPQEARVEEGTTVLFSCKADGDPFPSITWISSHKNVVSPTGRIRVLLNGTLEVRFAQVQDSGTYQCLAGNAAGNDSLTVGLYVKGLPRNRTIPLFSEEGWAEPSSPQAANSSAQMAKPYPFDAKTLIIATTMGFLSFLSSVAICFVFMFFWSQSKGQIKHTATIDFVPRSSMGGGGGDGGDGGRFTMKLI from the coding sequence ATGCCAGGCGTTTGGATTTATCCCACAATAAGATTAAGACTGTGGGGCGCCGCCAGTTCTCCGGCCTCCTGCAACTTCAAGAATTGGATCTCAGTGATAATATAATCTCCATGATTGAGGTGGAGGCTTTCCAGGGCCTACAGAATCTCAGGACGCTTCGGATTAAGAATAACCGTCTCAAGATCATCCCAGTCGGTGTGTTTTCTGGTTTGTCAAGTCTGCGCTTTCTGGATTTGAGCCAGAATGAGATTCTGGTCTTTCTGGACTATACCTTCAAAGAAATGGTGAACCTGCAAACGCTGGAAGCCGAGGAGAACGACTTGGTCTTCATCTCGCAGCGGGCTTTCTTTGGTCTGCAGAATCTGCAGGAGCTCAACATAGACCGCAGCAACCTGACTTCCGTTCCCTCCGAGGCATTGTCCCAGCTCCAGAGCCTAACGCGTCTTCGCATGCTCCGCCTCAGCATTTCTACACTGCCCAATAACGCTTTCCGACGACTCCACCGTCTGCGTAGCCTCCTGATTGCAAATTGGCCAGCACTGGACACTTTGGCTAGCAACAGCCTGATCGGTCTTAATTTGACCTCGCTTGTCATCAGCAGCTGCAACCTAAGTGCTATTCCTTACTCAGCACTTCGTCATCTGGTGTATTTGCGCTTCCTGGACCTGTCCTATAACCCCATCACTGTTATCCAAGGTAATATGCTGGGGGACCTCCTGAGACTCCAGGAGTTACACCTAGCAGGGGGGAGCCTGCTACGAATAGAGCCGGGGGCCTTCAGGGGGCTGGCCTACTTTCGCATGCTGAATGTGACATCCAATCAGCTCACTACTTTGGAGGAGAGCGTCTTCCACTCTGTGGGGAACCTTCAGGTGTTGCGGTTGGATGGGAATCCCCTAGCATGTGACTGCCGGCTCATCTGGGTGGTCCGTCGCCGATTGCGCCTGAACTTTGATGGACACCAGCCTGCTTGCTCATCTCCTGACGCTGTGAGACAGCGCGAATTCAGAGACTTCTCAGAGAAGGAGCTCCCGAGGCTGTTTACCTGCCGCCCTGCGCGCATCATGGACCGCAGGCCGCAGGAGGCGAGAGTAGAGGAAGGCACAACAGTTCTCTTCTCCTGCAAGGCCGATGGGGATCCATTCCCATCTATCACCTGGATCTCATCCCATAAGAATGTGGTTTCTCCAACAGGACGAATCAGAGTTTTGCTCAATGGTACGCTAGAAGTGCGTTTTGCCCAAGTCCAGGACAGTGGCACTTATCAGTGCCTGGCAGGCAATGCAGCTGGCAATGACAGCCTGACTGTCGGTCTGTACGTGAAGGGGCTCCCTCGTAACCGAACCATCCCCTTATTCTCAGAGGAGGGCTGGGCTGAACCTTCAAGTCCCCAAGCTGCAAACTCCTCAGCTCAAATGGCCAAGCCGTACCCGTTTGATGCAAAGACCCTGATCATCGCCACCACCATGGGCTTCCTGTCTTTCCTCAGCTCGGTGGCCATCTGCTTTGTCTTCATGTTCTTCTGGAGCCAGAGCAAAGGCCAGATCAAGCACACGGCAACTATCGACTTTGTTCCTCGGTCTTCCATGGGTGGTGGAGGCGGTGACGGAGGTGACGGTGGCAGGTTCACCATGAAACTTATATAA